The Terriglobus roseus region GAACGCTTACGACGAAAGAACCGGAACCAGCTCATTGCGCACCTCCCTCTTCGCCCATCACCAACCCAATCGCGCGAGTCATCTGTCGCCACCGCGTTACTTCACGTGCTAATTGCTTACGCCCTTCCGCAGTCAGCTTGTAGAACTTCGCCTTGCGATTGTTCTCACTCACTCCCCAATACGAAGAAACCCAACGCCGATCCTCCAACCGATGCAGC contains the following coding sequences:
- a CDS encoding PadR family transcriptional regulator translates to MAKKNQVDSEMLKGTLDMMILRTLVGGDAHGHTIAKVIEHTSEDVLEVEQGSLYPALHRLEDRRWVSSYWGVSENNRKAKFYKLTAEGRKQLAREVTRWRQMTRAIGLVMGEEGGAQ